From Blattabacterium cuenoti, a single genomic window includes:
- a CDS encoding polyribonucleotide nucleotidyltransferase, translating to MPDLIKETISMEDGPSIIIETGRLAKQADGAVIVRAKNTMLLSTVVISNEIKNETNFLPLTVDYREKYSAGGKIPGGFIKREGRPSDEEILTMRLVDRVLRPTFPDSFKKEIQIMISLLSYDKTVLPDGLAGLAASAALSVAGVPFNGPISEIRIIRLNGKFIINPGLDQLKEADIDLIVGGSNHSVIMIEGEMKEIKESEFLETVIKAHKAIKPQIEAQIRLINKLSRTRVFFDDQKSIDSDPENEMLKKELFLFSYEKIKKIYQNYINKKTRSIQEKMVLDDFKKNFLTEEKKDKKEPIINQFFEEIRKNITRDLIFKKGIRLDGRTDKQIRPISSFVDYLPGVHGSALFSRGETQSLTTVTLGSSLDANKIDNVIMENQEKFYLHYNFPPFSTGEIRSIRGVSRREVGHGNLAQRALKNIIVNNPYTIRVVSDILESNGSSSMATVCAASLALMDAGIPIKNPVSGIAMGLFIENEKKIIISDITGEEDHFGDLDFKITGTKCGMTACQMDVKTMEGVTYDLMNQILMQALEGRIFILKKMLETLPKYRQKKKPNAPKIYTFNIPKDFIGSVIGTGGKVIQEIQSCTNTNILIEEKGDLGYIEIIGKDDEKIKEAINRIKEIAFVPELGKVYKAKVKSIKYFGAFVEISKGVEGLLHISEIGWKRLNNIEEELHIGDIIDVKFMGMDEKNKKMKLSRKVLLPRPVKKNE from the coding sequence ATGCCAGATCTAATAAAAGAAACCATATCTATGGAAGATGGCCCCTCTATCATTATAGAAACAGGAAGATTAGCAAAACAAGCAGATGGAGCAGTTATTGTTCGCGCAAAAAATACAATGCTTTTATCAACTGTGGTCATTTCTAATGAAATAAAAAATGAAACCAATTTTTTACCTCTAACTGTAGATTATAGAGAAAAATATTCTGCTGGAGGTAAAATTCCCGGAGGTTTTATCAAAAGAGAAGGAAGACCTTCTGATGAAGAAATTTTAACAATGAGATTAGTGGATCGTGTTTTAAGACCAACATTTCCAGATTCTTTTAAAAAAGAAATACAAATTATGATTTCATTGCTTTCATATGATAAAACTGTTTTACCAGACGGTTTAGCTGGTTTAGCTGCATCAGCTGCTTTATCAGTGGCAGGTGTTCCTTTTAATGGCCCTATATCAGAAATTCGTATTATACGTTTAAATGGAAAATTTATTATTAATCCAGGGCTAGATCAGTTAAAAGAAGCAGATATAGATTTAATAGTAGGAGGATCCAATCATTCTGTTATTATGATAGAAGGGGAAATGAAGGAAATCAAAGAAAGTGAATTTTTGGAAACTGTAATAAAAGCCCATAAAGCTATAAAACCACAAATAGAAGCTCAAATCCGTTTAATTAATAAATTATCAAGAACCCGTGTTTTTTTTGATGATCAAAAATCAATAGATTCTGATCCAGAAAATGAAATGTTAAAAAAAGAACTTTTTTTATTTTCATATGAAAAAATTAAAAAAATTTATCAAAATTATATAAACAAAAAAACTAGATCTATTCAAGAAAAAATGGTACTAGATGATTTTAAAAAAAATTTTTTAACAGAAGAAAAAAAAGATAAAAAAGAACCGATCATTAACCAATTTTTTGAAGAAATTAGAAAAAATATAACTAGAGATTTAATTTTCAAAAAAGGAATTCGATTGGATGGTCGAACTGATAAACAAATACGTCCAATATCTAGTTTTGTTGATTATTTACCTGGAGTACACGGTTCTGCTTTATTTTCAAGAGGAGAAACTCAATCTTTAACGACAGTCACGTTAGGATCATCTTTAGATGCTAATAAAATTGATAATGTTATTATGGAAAATCAAGAAAAATTTTACTTACATTATAATTTTCCGCCTTTTTCAACAGGAGAAATACGTTCTATAAGAGGAGTTTCTAGACGTGAAGTAGGACATGGAAATTTAGCTCAACGTGCATTAAAAAATATTATTGTCAATAATCCATATACAATTCGTGTAGTTTCGGATATTTTAGAATCTAATGGATCATCTTCTATGGCAACAGTTTGTGCTGCAAGTTTAGCATTGATGGATGCTGGTATTCCTATAAAAAATCCTGTTTCTGGAATTGCTATGGGTTTGTTTATAGAAAATGAAAAAAAAATTATCATATCGGATATAACAGGAGAAGAAGATCATTTTGGAGATTTAGATTTCAAAATAACAGGAACTAAATGTGGAATGACAGCTTGTCAAATGGATGTGAAAACTATGGAAGGAGTAACATATGATTTAATGAATCAAATTTTAATGCAAGCTCTAGAAGGTCGTATTTTTATTTTAAAAAAAATGTTAGAAACTTTACCTAAATATAGACAAAAAAAGAAACCTAATGCTCCAAAAATATATACTTTCAATATTCCAAAAGATTTTATAGGTTCAGTTATAGGTACTGGGGGAAAAGTTATTCAAGAAATACAATCATGTACAAACACAAATATATTAATTGAAGAAAAAGGAGATTTAGGGTATATTGAAATCATTGGAAAAGATGATGAAAAAATAAAGGAAGCAATTAATAGAATTAAAGAAATTGCTTTTGTCCCTGAATTGGGAAAAGTATATAAAGCAAAAGTAAAATCTATAAAATATTTTGGTGCTTTCGTTGAAATTTCTAAAGGAGTAGAAGGTCTATTGCATATTTCGGAAATAGGATGGAAAAGATTGAATAATATAGAAGAAGAGTTGCATATAGGAGATATTATTGATGTTAAATTTATGGGAATGGATGAAAAAAATAAAAAAATGAAACTCTCTAGAAAAGTTCTTTTACCTCGTCCTGTAAAAAAAAATGAATAA
- a CDS encoding sigma-70 family RNA polymerase sigma factor produces the protein MRQLKITKQVTNRESESLDKYLHEIGKIPLLTPEEEVEYARQAREGDASAINKLVNANLRFVVSVAKQYQNQGLSLCDLINEGNLGLIKGILRFDETRGFKCISYVVWWIRQAILQAIAEQSRSIRQPTNKLALLNKILKTLAQLEQELQRTPSAREIAEYLHMNEKDVEESIKNSGRHVSMDAPLIEGEDSNLYDLVRSDESPRPDEHLEKESLRKDIKRILETLSERERRVIILHFGLNGSPPMTLEEVGQSCDLTRERVRQIESIALKRLKHSSRSKILKPYLG, from the coding sequence ATGAGACAACTTAAAATAACCAAACAAGTCACAAATCGAGAATCTGAATCATTAGATAAATATCTTCATGAAATAGGAAAAATACCATTATTAACTCCAGAAGAAGAAGTAGAATACGCTCGTCAAGCAAGAGAAGGAGACGCCTCTGCCATCAATAAACTAGTCAATGCAAATTTACGTTTTGTTGTTTCTGTAGCTAAACAATATCAAAATCAAGGATTAAGTTTATGCGATTTAATTAATGAAGGCAATTTAGGTTTGATAAAAGGGATATTACGTTTTGATGAAACTAGAGGTTTTAAATGCATTTCCTATGTTGTTTGGTGGATTAGACAAGCAATTTTACAAGCAATTGCTGAACAATCACGTTCTATTAGACAACCTACAAATAAATTAGCTTTATTAAATAAAATATTGAAAACTCTTGCTCAATTAGAACAAGAATTACAAAGAACTCCTTCTGCAAGAGAAATAGCAGAATATTTACATATGAATGAAAAAGATGTTGAAGAATCTATAAAAAATTCAGGAAGACATGTTTCAATGGATGCTCCATTAATAGAAGGAGAAGATTCTAATTTGTATGATTTAGTTCGATCCGATGAATCTCCTCGTCCAGATGAACATCTAGAAAAAGAATCTTTACGTAAAGATATAAAAAGAATTTTAGAGACTTTAAGTGAAAGAGAACGTCGTGTTATTATTTTGCATTTCGGATTAAATGGATCTCCTCCAATGACTTTAGAAGAAGTCGGACAATCTTGCGATTTAACAAGAGAACGTGTTCGACAAATTGAAAGTATAGCTTTAAAAAGATTAAAACATTCTTCTAGAAGTAAAATTTTAAAACCTTATTTGGGATAA
- the tpiA gene encoding triose-phosphate isomerase gives MRKKVVIANWKMNYDFHETTSFIRNFLKIVFERKINHDNKEIILSPSFPFLHISNQILQGTTLNIAAQNIHQSDKGSYTGEVSAFMLKSLGIRKVILGHSERRKFFFEKNDLLSKKIKMALKYSLDIIFCVGESSLERSKNKQFEVIKSQLKETVFHCSSDEMKYFYIAYEPIWAIGTGKTATIEQAQTMHEFIRSLFFNKYGQSISDEISILYGGSINELNAKDLFNQKDIDGGLIGRSSLEMEKFLKIVQS, from the coding sequence ATGAGAAAAAAAGTTGTCATTGCAAATTGGAAAATGAATTATGATTTTCATGAAACGACTTCTTTTATTAGAAATTTTTTAAAAATTGTTTTTGAAAGGAAAATTAATCATGATAATAAAGAAATTATTTTATCTCCTTCTTTTCCTTTTTTACACATTTCTAATCAAATTTTACAAGGAACAACGTTAAATATTGCGGCTCAAAATATTCATCAGAGTGATAAAGGTTCTTATACAGGAGAAGTCTCTGCTTTTATGCTGAAGTCTCTAGGAATACGAAAAGTGATCTTAGGACATAGTGAACGTAGGAAATTTTTTTTTGAAAAAAACGATCTTTTATCAAAAAAGATAAAAATGGCATTAAAATATAGTTTAGATATTATTTTTTGTGTGGGAGAATCTTCTTTAGAAAGATCTAAAAATAAACAATTTGAAGTTATTAAAAGTCAGTTAAAAGAAACTGTTTTTCATTGTTCTTCAGATGAAATGAAATATTTTTATATAGCATATGAACCAATATGGGCGATTGGAACAGGAAAAACCGCTACTATTGAACAAGCTCAAACAATGCATGAGTTTATTCGTTCTTTGTTTTTTAATAAATATGGTCAAAGTATTTCTGATGAAATATCTATTTTATATGGAGGAAGTATTAATGAACTTAATGCAAAAGACCTTTTTAATCAAAAAGATATAGATGGTGGACTTATAGGTAGATCTTCTCTGGAAATGGAGAAATTTTTGAAAATAGTCCAATCATAA
- a CDS encoding nucleotide modification associated domain-containing protein, protein MNSIDFIIQKCRKLFLEKLKDYGLSWKFFHNNSIIDQILIKIIRIKNIESKGYQKVKNEIIIDTYIDIINYLLILLIKLDIFFISNFHKISNNDVISIYNKKWDQIKNYTNFCCMNKILNKFSINHFLDKILFLKQNPEIKELEKFCFKILTQIILLLE, encoded by the coding sequence ATGAATTCTATTGATTTTATTATTCAGAAATGTAGAAAACTTTTTTTGGAAAAATTAAAAGATTATGGATTATCATGGAAATTTTTTCATAATAATTCTATAATAGATCAAATTTTAATTAAAATAATTCGTATCAAAAATATCGAATCAAAAGGATATCAAAAAGTTAAAAACGAAATAATTATAGATACGTATATAGATATAATAAATTATTTATTAATTCTATTAATAAAACTGGATATTTTTTTCATATCTAATTTTCATAAAATATCAAATAATGATGTGATTTCGATTTATAATAAAAAATGGGATCAAATAAAAAATTATACCAATTTTTGTTGTATGAACAAAATTTTAAATAAGTTTTCTATAAATCATTTCTTAGATAAAATTTTATTTTTAAAACAAAATCCAGAAATTAAAGAATTAGAAAAATTTTGTTTTAAAATACTAACCCAAATCATTTTATTATTAGAATAA
- the folP gene encoding dihydropteroate synthase produces the protein MIINCAGTLLHLKEPKIMGIVNLTPDSFYDGGKLYTEYSVLQHVEILLNEGSDFIDVGGCSTRPGSKFVTEKEEIKRITKPIRAIIKNFPNVQISIDTFRSEVARIAVEEGAVIINDISGGKLDKNMFPLLGKLKIPYILNHMKGTPDNMQKNPFYHENIITEINNFFSEKIYYLKKYGIQDVILDPGFGFGKTLEQNFKLLKHLSLLGFQDYPILIGISRKSMMKLILDISYEELLNATSIIHTIALLNGAKFLRVHDVKEAVECIKLVQYYKKIL, from the coding sequence ATGATAATTAATTGTGCAGGAACATTATTGCATTTAAAAGAACCAAAAATAATGGGAATAGTTAATTTAACTCCCGATTCATTTTATGATGGGGGAAAATTATATACTGAATATAGTGTATTACAACACGTCGAAATTTTATTAAATGAAGGTTCAGATTTTATAGATGTTGGAGGTTGTTCTACTCGACCCGGATCCAAATTTGTAACGGAAAAAGAAGAAATCAAAAGAATAACAAAACCTATTCGTGCAATTATAAAAAATTTCCCAAATGTTCAAATATCTATAGATACTTTTCGAAGTGAAGTAGCTAGAATAGCGGTAGAAGAAGGAGCTGTTATCATAAATGACATATCAGGAGGAAAATTAGATAAAAATATGTTTCCCTTGTTAGGAAAACTTAAAATTCCATATATATTAAATCATATGAAAGGAACCCCTGATAATATGCAAAAAAATCCATTTTATCATGAAAATATCATAACAGAAATAAATAATTTTTTCTCTGAAAAGATTTACTATTTAAAAAAATATGGAATTCAAGATGTAATTTTAGATCCTGGATTTGGTTTTGGAAAGACACTAGAACAAAATTTTAAATTATTAAAACATTTATCTTTATTAGGATTTCAAGATTATCCAATTTTAATTGGTATTTCCAGAAAATCGATGATGAAACTCATTTTAGATATCTCTTATGAAGAATTATTAAATGCAACTTCCATTATTCATACTATAGCACTTTTAAATGGAGCCAAATTTTTGCGAGTACATGATGTTAAAGAAGCTGTAGAATGCATAAAATTAGTACAATATTATAAAAAAATTTTATAA
- a CDS encoding diadenylate cyclase: MKISFIDILDIFLVTIILFQVYRLVYRTAALNIFYGIIATFIFWKVVEIYKMRFLSVVISAFFKGGFLALIIVFQPEIRKFLLIVGSRIFFKKFIFSLFNKPGISIKTETIDSIVNACAIFSGDKTGGLIVIQLHQDLKEFIQNGDEMDAKVNISILESIFYKNSPLHDGAVVIIGNKIIKTRAILPVSYNKEIPSRLGLRHRAAIGLSEKTDAICLVISEETGYISYIKDQKRTVITNINNLKMKLEEDLL; this comes from the coding sequence TTGAAAATTTCTTTCATTGATATTTTAGACATTTTTTTGGTAACCATTATTTTATTTCAAGTATACAGACTGGTTTATAGAACTGCAGCTTTAAATATTTTTTATGGTATTATTGCTACTTTTATTTTTTGGAAAGTAGTCGAAATTTATAAAATGAGATTTCTTAGCGTTGTGATAAGTGCTTTTTTTAAAGGGGGTTTTTTAGCTTTAATCATTGTATTTCAACCGGAAATTAGAAAATTTTTACTCATAGTAGGAAGCCGAATATTTTTCAAAAAATTTATATTTTCTCTTTTTAACAAACCAGGAATATCGATTAAAACTGAAACGATAGATAGTATTGTAAATGCTTGTGCTATTTTTTCAGGAGATAAAACAGGAGGTTTAATAGTAATTCAATTACATCAAGATTTAAAAGAATTTATTCAAAATGGAGATGAAATGGACGCTAAAGTTAATATTTCTATTTTAGAAAGTATTTTCTATAAAAATAGTCCATTACATGATGGTGCTGTAGTGATTATAGGAAATAAAATAATAAAAACAAGAGCTATTCTTCCCGTTTCTTACAATAAAGAAATTCCATCTCGTTTAGGATTACGACATAGAGCTGCCATTGGTTTATCTGAAAAAACAGATGCTATATGTCTTGTGATATCCGAAGAAACAGGTTATATCTCTTACATTAAAGATCAAAAAAGAACGGTTATCACCAATATTAATAATTTAAAAATGAAACTTGAAGAAGACTTGCTTTAA
- a CDS encoding UDP-N-acetylmuramoyl-tripeptide--D-alanyl-D-alanine ligase, translating to MKIQNIYKLYTTSSGIEINSKKVKKGSIFIALKGKNFDGNQFADEAISNGAILAIVDNKKFASYKKRIVFVCNTLYFLHELATYHRYQLHHIPIIAITGSNGKTTTKELITSILSKKYQKVHCTKNNFNNHIGIPLTILSMPMNTQISIMEIGANHEKEIEKMCNIINPDYGYITNFGKAHLEGFKSIEGIIRSKLELYDFLKKNKKIVFINGDDPIQLSNSIGMNRYIFSGEEKIKSNINVKYLYVKNNLKSSLYIKNIKIISSLIGNYNLYNIASAVTIGIYFKVSLEKIKKAVEEYVPNNYRSQILKKNNVKIIIDCYNANPTSMIKALTFFNHIKGYKIVILGDMLELGFFSNYEHEKIISFLKKSSINIAFLIGDIFFNTKETSDKIKKFINKKNFVKCMKKYSIRNTDYILIKGSRKIALESLICLI from the coding sequence ATGAAAATTCAAAATATATATAAATTATATACCACTTCTTCTGGGATAGAAATAAATAGTAAAAAAGTTAAAAAAGGATCCATTTTTATAGCGTTGAAAGGAAAAAATTTTGATGGGAATCAATTTGCAGATGAAGCAATTTCGAATGGAGCAATATTAGCTATAGTTGATAATAAAAAATTTGCTTCCTACAAAAAAAGAATTGTTTTTGTATGCAATACATTATATTTTTTACATGAGTTAGCAACTTACCATAGATATCAATTACATCACATTCCTATTATAGCTATAACTGGAAGTAATGGAAAAACGACAACAAAAGAACTTATTACATCCATTCTTTCTAAGAAATATCAAAAAGTACACTGTACTAAAAATAATTTTAATAATCATATAGGAATTCCATTAACTATACTTTCTATGCCTATGAATACACAAATATCAATTATGGAAATTGGAGCAAATCATGAAAAAGAGATAGAAAAAATGTGTAATATTATTAATCCAGATTATGGATATATTACAAATTTTGGAAAAGCTCATTTAGAAGGATTTAAAAGTATAGAAGGAATAATACGTAGTAAATTAGAATTATATGATTTTTTAAAAAAAAATAAAAAGATAGTGTTTATCAATGGAGATGATCCTATCCAATTATCTAATAGCATAGGAATGAATAGATATATTTTTTCAGGAGAGGAAAAAATAAAATCGAATATAAATGTTAAATACTTATATGTAAAAAATAATTTGAAATCTTCTTTATACATTAAAAATATCAAAATTATTTCCTCTTTAATCGGAAATTACAATTTATATAACATAGCTTCAGCTGTAACTATTGGAATATATTTCAAAGTTTCTTTAGAAAAAATAAAAAAAGCAGTAGAAGAATACGTTCCTAATAATTATCGTTCTCAAATTTTGAAAAAAAATAATGTAAAAATTATTATAGATTGTTATAACGCAAACCCAACTAGTATGATAAAAGCTCTTACTTTTTTTAATCATATTAAAGGATACAAAATAGTAATACTAGGGGATATGTTAGAATTAGGTTTTTTTTCTAATTATGAACATGAAAAAATTATTTCTTTTCTAAAAAAAAGTAGTATTAATATAGCTTTTTTAATTGGAGATATTTTTTTTAACACGAAAGAAACTTCCGATAAAATAAAAAAATTTATTAACAAAAAAAATTTTGTGAAATGTATGAAAAAATATTCTATTCGAAATACGGATTATATTCTTATTAAAGGATCTAGAAAGATTGCCTTAGAAAGCTTAATTTGTTTAATTTAA